TTTTGTGAGCTGCGTCATACTTGTCCTAAAAGCGACTCTAGACAGGCGCTGCACTCCGGAATATCCACTTGGCGCGGGGATCATCCGAAAGGCGAAAAGCTCCAGAAAACCGTGTGACGTGCAATTACCCGTGAAGTAGGTGGCGGATGGTCAGGATTCTTGCCCGTGATGTTCTCCGGGGGCAGCCAACAATGGCCACAACTGACGTGGACGAGGCGCATGCCAAGATTGCGGAGTTGTTCTGCAGTCATGAGCTCGCCCCGCGGACGCGCGCGTCCTTGATGGACATGAAGCTGCGCTCATTGCATCGTGGCGATGTTGGAATCGAGTTCCTGGACTACGGAGCCGACGTTCGGATTGAACCCGAGGGCTTGCAGGATTTCCATCTGGTGCAGATCCCTTTGGCCGGTCACGCTTCCATGCAGGTAGGTGCCAGGACTGTGGAATCAAATCCCCGCATGGCTACGGTTCCGCCTATCGACCGCCCATTTTCCATGAGCTGGGACGGCGGAAGTCCGCACCTCATTGTCTACGTGCGTCGTTCAGCGGTTGAGCGGGTGGCCGGTCAGCTTTATGGCAATGACGCTGTGGATCTGGGCTATGGCATGGACCTTTCAGGTGCCGCCGGCCGCGCGTTCTTGAGGGCTGTCGTCGAGCTTCATGACGACATGATCAGCCGGCCCCAGTTCGCAGCTCCCGCTTTTGTGCAGGGGTTGTTGGCGGACAGCATGGTGTCCCGACTGCTGATGGCGATGCAACCGCCCGCCGGGGAAGCACGAAACGCGGAAGCGGAGGGTCGGCTGGTCCGCGAGTGCAGGGAGCTGCTGGAGCGGCACGCCTTTGAAGAACTCACGGTGCCGGACATCGCGGAGTGCTTGGGTGTTTCAGTCCGTACCCTGCAAACTGCCCTGCGGGCCGAGACCGGCGCGACGCCGTCGGAGTTGCTGCGCAGTATCCGGCTGGACCGTGCCCGGGAGATGCTTCTAGAGGCGAACCCCCGCGAGCAGAGCGTCACGGCGGTGGCTGAGCAATGCGGCTTCACACACCAAGGGCGCTTCTCTGCGCTCTACGTGAAGGCCTTCGGCGAGCTGCCCAGCGAGAGCCTGCGCCGCTAGGTAGGAGGCGGAGACTATTCTGAATCGCGCAGAATGCGGGGCAGGAATCCCAATTGATCCAATTCCCGAACCAGAAGTGGCGTTAGTTCACTCGCCAGCCGAAGCCGGTAGGATCTCTTCCCCTTGGCGACCGGTTCAATGACGCCGCGGTCCAGGAGCTTTCGAATGTCTTGACTCCGTGTCGCAGCTGAACCTGTGAATGCTGAACTAAGGTCTGCGGCCTTCACGTCAACTTTGCGCGAACCCGTTCAGGGTCGATGATGGCTTTCGCCAGTGGAGAGCTAAAGGGGAATTCGGGAAAATCGAGTGGGTTCACGGGGAGAATTTTCCAGGGAGGTTTCCAACATTTAAGAGGATGGCCCGAATATTCCCTAGAAATCAGTGATTTTGCTAGACCCGGCCCCTGCAGGATTTAGATTATCCGGGTCCAACAATTAAGGCGCCTGTGCCAGCTACGCCTCCAGCACGTACGTCTTCAGGTCGTCCAGGGTCTGCTGCATGTGCGCATCCATGGCGAGCCGTGCCTCGTTGGGATTGCGGGATTCCAGGGCGGCCGCGATCTTCCTGTGGTGCCCGATTGCGTGTTCCTGGATCTCAGGAAACGCTGAAGTTTCGGCCCGACGGGCTTCGAGGACGCGGTGCAGCGGTTCGAAGAGCACGGCAACAAAGACGTTGCCGGAGGCGTGAAGAATGACGTCATGAAAGGCAAGGTCTGCTTCCACGAAAGCGGGGAGATCGTTGATTTCGTGGGCGGCCTGCATCTTTTCCACGTGATCTTTGAGGGCAGTGAGCTCGTCGTCGGAGATGCGTTCGGCGGCCAGTTCGCAGGCGCCCGTTTCCAGCATCCGGCGGAGTTCGATCAGCTGGATCGCTGCGGCTGCATCCTTGGTTCCTTCGGACGCGGCACGCAGCACGGCTTCCAGTGATGCCCACTGATTCAGCGGGTTAACAAACGTTCCACGGCCGCGTTCAACGCTGAGGATCCGCTGCGCTTCAAGGGTTTTCATGGCTTCACGCACGGTCATGCGGCTCACCTCGTGTTTGGCGCTGAGCTCCAGCTCGCCCGGGACCACTGTTCCGGGCGGAAACTCGCCCGCGATGATCCTGTCCAGCAGCTCATCAGCCACCACGCCCACCAGTGACTTGCGTGCCATGTATCCCCGTTTCTGTACTTCAGACCGCCCGGCGCCCCGCGGATTTCCCCCGGGACGGGTGGTTGTCAGACATCTTACGCTGGCGGTGGCCGGCTTGTTTCCCAAAACCCGATTAGCGCCGCGGCGCATTTTTCGGGCTGCTCCCAGTGGACGTTGTGGCCTGCGCCGGGGATGGCTCTCAGCTGGCGCTGCTGGCTTTCGGCTACGAACACGCGCATTTGCTCAATGGGTCGCACCCGGTCGCCGGTTCCGGCGATCACCAGCAGTGGCGCGTGGACGCGCCCGGGCACTGAAGGTTCGACGCCGGTCATGGCCGCCACGGCGCTAGCGGACAGAACCGGGAAGGGGGCATCGAACCCTGTGCTAAGCCGCTCCATATCTGCTGCGGAAAGCTCCCCGTACCAGGCGTTCATGAGCTTCGTTTTAGTCGCGGAATCGAAGAATCCTTGGTCCAGTTGCGACGTCAGCACTTTTTTGAATCCTTGATTTTGGGGCACCGGCGCCATGCCTACCAAGGTGATGGTGGCCACCACGTCGGGACGGGCGGCAGCGAGTGTCAGCGACACGCTTCCACCCATGGAGTGCCCCACCACGTGCACCGGACCCCCGGCGCGGGCATCAAGGGCTGCGGCTACCGAGGCCGCTGCCGAGTCCAAAGTCCATTCGAAATCCGGCGGCAAATCATCGCCAGTGTGGTAGCCGGGGAGGTCCAGAATCCAAACCGTCCGTCCGGCGTCGAGCAACTTATTCGCGAGCGGTTCCCAGTACACCGAACCGGACGCCCAGCCGTGAATCAGCACTGCCGGGGTGGGCTCACCTGCGGAAACGGCGGGCGTGCGAACGTCCACGAACGGGAGCGGAATCCCTGCGTCAGCCATGCGCCCAGCCTAGTGATTCTCGAGACCTTGCGCGCTGAAGAGCCGTGTGTCACACTAATTCAAATGTTAGATGTCTGACATCTTACATTCACCAAACCGCAACAGAGATTTCCCACGATGGAGTGCACAGTGACCCTTGAAGCCGACGTTCTGGCCGCTTTCCCGGCGGAAGTCCAGATTCCTGCTCAGTTGGTTGCCGACGCCGTTGCGGCGTCCTCGGCAACGTCTCCCCGCGTCCTGGTTGTCCTCGACGACGACCCCACGGGAACGCAGTCCGTTGCGGACCTCGCCGTGCTTACCCGTTGGGATGTCGCAGACTTCACCTGGGCCTTCACCCACATCCGCGAAAACCAGACCAAGCCGGCCGTCTACGTCCTCACCAACACCCGCAGCCTGGACCCGGCAGAAGCCGCGGCCCGGAACGAAGAAGTCGTCCGCAACGCACTGGCTGCAGCTGCCGGCAACAGTGGTGGTCCTCGGCTGCGCCTCGGTTTCGTGAGCCGCAGCGACTCCACCCTCCGCGGCCACTACCCCTTGGAGCCGGACGTCATTGCAGCCACCGTGGCTGCCGAGACCGGCGAAGCCACCGACGGCGTGGTGATCGTCCCCGCATTCCCCGACGCCGGTCGCGTCACCATCGGCGGCGTGCACTACATGCGCGGCGACGCCGGCTCGCTCACCCCCGTGGCCGAGACGGAATTCGCCAGGGATGCAAGCTTCGGCTTCATCAACTCCGAGATGGCCAAGTATGTGGAGGAAAAATCGCAGGGCCGGTTCCCAGCCGGCGACGTGATCGTCCTGGACCTCAACATCATCCGCGCCGGCGCCTCCGCGCAGGACCCCGCTATTTCCGCCAAGGCAATCGCTGATGCCCTGGAATCCGCCAGCAATTCCACGCCGATCGTGGCCGACATCGTCACCGAGAACGATTTCCGCGCTCTGGCCCTGGGCCTCGAAGAAGCCGAGCGCCGCG
This genomic interval from Paenarthrobacter aurescens TC1 contains the following:
- a CDS encoding transcriptional regulator, AraC family (identified by match to protein family HMM PF00165) encodes the protein MATTDVDEAHAKIAELFCSHELAPRTRASLMDMKLRSLHRGDVGIEFLDYGADVRIEPEGLQDFHLVQIPLAGHASMQVGARTVESNPRMATVPPIDRPFSMSWDGGSPHLIVYVRRSAVERVAGQLYGNDAVDLGYGMDLSGAAGRAFLRAVVELHDDMISRPQFAAPAFVQGLLADSMVSRLLMAMQPPAGEARNAEAEGRLVRECRELLERHAFEELTVPDIAECLGVSVRTLQTALRAETGATPSELLRSIRLDRAREMLLEANPREQSVTAVAEQCGFTHQGRFSALYVKAFGELPSESLRR
- a CDS encoding transcriptional regulator, GntR family (identified by match to protein family HMM PF00392; match to protein family HMM PF07729) translates to MARKSLVGVVADELLDRIIAGEFPPGTVVPGELELSAKHEVSRMTVREAMKTLEAQRILSVERGRGTFVNPLNQWASLEAVLRAASEGTKDAAAAIQLIELRRMLETGACELAAERISDDELTALKDHVEKMQAAHEINDLPAFVEADLAFHDVILHASGNVFVAVLFEPLHRVLEARRAETSAFPEIQEHAIGHHRKIAAALESRNPNEARLAMDAHMQQTLDDLKTYVLEA
- a CDS encoding hydrolase, alpha/beta fold family domain protein (identified by match to protein family HMM PF00561); its protein translation is MADAGIPLPFVDVRTPAVSAGEPTPAVLIHGWASGSVYWEPLANKLLDAGRTVWILDLPGYHTGDDLPPDFEWTLDSAAASVAAALDARAGGPVHVVGHSMGGSVSLTLAAARPDVVATITLVGMAPVPQNQGFKKVLTSQLDQGFFDSATKTKLMNAWYGELSAADMERLSTGFDAPFPVLSASAVAAMTGVEPSVPGRVHAPLLVIAGTGDRVRPIEQMRVFVAESQQRQLRAIPGAGHNVHWEQPEKCAAALIGFWETSRPPPA